In Paludibaculum fermentans, the genomic stretch TCCCAACCCTATCGAAGTCCGCAAGGTCGCCGAGGCGGACTTCCCCACGGAGTACGGCCATTTCCGCATCTACGGCTTTGCCGGCAGGCGCGGAGACTACACCGAGGACTCCGTAGCCGTGGCCATGGGCGACCTCCAAGCGCCCGAGCCCCTGCTCGTCCGGATCCACTCCCAGTGCCTTACAGGCGACGTCTTCCACTCTCTGCGCTGCGACTGCCGCGCGCAACTTGAACTGGCCCTGGAAACCATCGGCGCGGAAGGCCGCGGCATGGTGATCTACGAGGCCAAGGAAGGCCGCGGCATCGGCCTCCTCAACAAACTGCGCGCCTACGAGCTCCAGGACGCCGGCGCCGACACGGTCGAAGCCAATGAACAGCTTGGCTTTGAGGCGGATCTGCGCGGCTACGAAATGCCGGGCGCCATCCTCCACTCCTTCGGCATCAAAGCGGTCCGCCTGATGACGAACAACCCCGAAAAAATCGCCGCCATGGAAAACGTGGGCATCCAGGTGACCGA encodes the following:
- the ribA gene encoding GTP cyclohydrolase II, with protein sequence MSDPNPIEVRKVAEADFPTEYGHFRIYGFAGRRGDYTEDSVAVAMGDLQAPEPLLVRIHSQCLTGDVFHSLRCDCRAQLELALETIGAEGRGMVIYEAKEGRGIGLLNKLRAYELQDAGADTVEANEQLGFEADLRGYEMPGAILHSFGIKAVRLMTNNPEKIAAMENVGIQVTERVPCNAVRSRHSARYLKTKKKRFGHLLEL